The following coding sequences are from one Spirochaetota bacterium window:
- a CDS encoding A/G-specific adenine glycosylase, giving the protein MDKLLDGLAQIRESYRKKKNIDAAIRKKFLRCIYDFYDSNYRHLPWRNTNNPYHILVSEVMLQQTQVNRVIVKYSEFIKKFPDVEMLSCAPFYEVIAAWQGLGYNRRAKYLWQAAQIIVSQYNGKVPDSQYELQKLPGLGKATAASVAIFAFGRPALYIETNVRTVYIYSFFTDTEKVSDAMIEPLLKVTIDTANPKKFYNALMDCGTYIKEHYNFSRHSVHYTVQTPYRTSLRKVRGDIVKYIVNNGAVNSDMLVQSLGYPPEKIQKALKALCLENMVCEDNGVYTIPGH; this is encoded by the coding sequence ATGGATAAGCTTCTTGATGGACTTGCACAGATACGAGAGTCCTATCGCAAAAAAAAGAATATTGACGCAGCGATAAGAAAGAAATTTTTAAGGTGCATATACGATTTCTATGACAGTAACTATCGCCACCTGCCCTGGCGAAATACCAATAATCCCTACCATATACTTGTTTCCGAAGTGATGTTACAGCAAACGCAGGTTAACCGCGTCATTGTAAAGTACAGTGAGTTTATCAAAAAATTTCCTGATGTGGAAATGCTATCTTGCGCACCATTTTATGAGGTTATTGCTGCATGGCAGGGATTGGGATATAACAGACGGGCTAAGTATTTGTGGCAAGCTGCACAGATTATTGTATCACAGTACAATGGTAAAGTGCCCGATAGTCAATATGAATTGCAAAAACTTCCTGGTTTAGGAAAAGCAACTGCAGCTTCGGTTGCCATATTTGCATTTGGTAGGCCTGCACTGTATATTGAAACGAATGTCCGCACGGTATATATTTATAGCTTTTTTACTGATACTGAAAAGGTATCAGATGCAATGATAGAGCCTTTATTAAAAGTAACTATCGATACTGCTAATCCAAAAAAATTTTATAATGCACTCATGGATTGTGGCACATATATAAAAGAGCACTATAATTTTTCACGTCATAGCGTGCATTACACAGTACAAACGCCATACAGAACATCATTGCGAAAAGTGCGCGGTGATATTGTAAAGTACATTGTGAACAATGGTGCGGTAAACAGTGATATGCTTGTTCAAAGCTTAGGATATCCCCCTGAAAAAATACAGAAAGCACTTAAAGCGCTGTGCCTGGAAAACATGGTATGCGAAGATAACGGCGTATATACGATACCGGGGCATTAG